The sequence below is a genomic window from Haloferax mediterranei ATCC 33500.
ATGCACCTCCTCTCTACAGCGTCGTGGTAAGGTCATCAACCTGACCGTCATTACTGTAGTCGGAGCTGGTGAGATGTCCGGCGTTGAGTCCAATTAAACCGCAGGCTCCTCCGGTTGTAGTGCTCCCCCGCCAATTCCTTTAAGTTTCATCCTTGCGGACGTACTTCCCAGGCGGCTCGCTTCACGGCTTCCCTACGGCACAGCACAGGCTCGTAGCCTGTGCCACACCTAGCGAGCATCGTTTACAGCTAGGACTACCCGGGTATCTAATCCGGTTCGAGACCCTAGCTTTCGTCCCTCACCGTCGGATCCGTCTTCTCGAGGTGCTTTCGCCATCGGTGGTCCGTCCAGGATTACAGGATTTCACTCCTACCCCAGACGTACCCCTCGAGCCTTCCGGTCCCAAGCCACGTGGTTTTCACCGGACGCCCGCCAGTTGAGCTGGCGGATTTCCCGATGAACCTTCGTGGCCGGCTACGGACGCTTTAGGCCCAATAATATCGGTCATCACTTGAGCTGCCGGTATTACCGCGGCGGCTGGCACCGGTCTTGCCCAGCTCTTATTCCTCGACCGCCTTACAGTCGTGAAAAGCGAGGACTATATGCCCTCGCACTTGGGGTCCCCTTATCGCACTTGCGTGCAGTGTAAAGGTTTCGCGCCTGCTGCGCCCCGTAGGGCCCGGAATCTTGTCTCAGATTCCGTCTCCGGGTTCTTGCTCTCACAACCCGTACCGATTATTGGCACGGTGGGCCGTTACCCCACCGTCTACCTAATCGGCCGCAGCCACATCCTACAGCGCCGGAGCGTTTCGGGGAGTCGGCATTCAAGCATGACTCCCGTATGAACTATTAGCCTCAGTTTCCCGAGGTTATCGTTCTCTGTAGGGTAGTTTGGCCACGTGTTACTGAGCTTTTCGCCACGAGTGTGAACTCGTGCAACTAGCATGGCTAAATCGGACCCCAATAGCAATGACCTCCGGCAGGATCAACCGGAATGGGTCGCGACCATTTAAACCTGGTCGCGGGGTGTTGGCGGGTGAATGGCAGCGTATTGCTGTCAAATCACCGTTCAAAGGTCCGAGTTCGAATGACATCCGTTCGGATGTCACCGAACTACTAGGGCTAACATCAGATACCGTCTTGCGGCGTACCGCAGGGGCGGAATCCTCATGTCCTTCGGATTTGAACCGAGGCGATTGATGGGTTTAAACCCATCGAACCGAGTTCGGTCGCATCCGGTGAGGCGGGACGCGTTGAATCGCCCCGCAATCGCGGTGTGTCGTTCGCATTATTCCGAAATGCCTTGGACCACTTAAGGCCGTCGTATCGTTGGCAGCCCCGGGAAGGTGTATCATCCCGGTGGGCGCCAGACGACCGTTGGGTCGAAAGGGCGTTCGGACGAAGCCTTCGGGGGGAGTGCCCCCGTGCGCTTCTTCACATTACTTCCAATGCCACGGTTACATTTAAGGCCGTCGAACCGAGGGCGCTTCGTCATGCAGTTTCATGACGGGGTTGCGGAAAAAACGACGATATCTCTCAGCGGTCAATATCGCGCGACTGGAGGCCGGCCGTTCATCCCCCGCTTTGTACGTACGGTCTGACCGGGTGTTGGTCGCGCAGACGGAATTGACAGTGCCGTCGTGAAAGGCGTATCGACTGGCGAGTATATTTTGCCTCACGTGCGTACGCACGATAAGAAGTTGAACGTGAACGTCCGTTGGGCTACTCGTCGAGGTGTTCGATTCCTTTCTTGGAGACGTTCCCCTTGGTAATCTTCCCCTCCATCCAACCGGGTTTGTCTTCGGGTGCGTCGCTGTTCCACGCCCACGCGTCGAAGATGTGGACCTTGTCGGTTCCCTTCTCTCGGAGTCGAATCTCAGTCGCATTCGACTCAGCCTCGTCTTCGGAGCCATGAGGGTCGAGCCGACGTGCTGCTTTGAGCGCAGCCTGTCGTGGCATGCTTCCCGAGAAGACACTCGTCTCTGTACCGTCCTCCTTTCGGAGCACAAAGTTCCGCTTACCGTCCTCGCGTACCATGATTTTCCACCTCTATGCCAATGAACCACATAGCACGCCATAAATATATCGCCGTTTTCGACCGACGACGGTACTATACTTATATACTCGTGCGTACGAGACCGTCAAAAAAAGGTCAAGAAAGGTATAGGTGTCCGCGTGAGAGAGTAATAATAAGGCGAAAATAACCGCTCAGCGGGCAGACGGAGACAACACTTATGTATTCCCTGCGGCGAACCAACGGATAGACCCCCAGATGGTCCGGAAAAAGAAGCTCAGTCCGAGTGGCGCCAAAGACGAAAACGGCGAGTACCACAACGTCCACGTCAACCTCCACGAAGATGAACTCGCAGTCGCCGGGATGGAGATTGGCGACGAGGTATTCGTTCGTGTTCGAGACGGCAAAATCATCATCCAGAAGGCAGACCCAGAACAGGTCGAACACGACTTCTGACACGGGTGTACCGTGACGTCTCGAAACAATTCCACCGACAGCGGATGGCACACGATACTACAATGAACCCCTACGCTCTCGCCAAACCCCTTCTCTTCTCGCTCCCGCCGGAAACCGCACATGGGACTATCCATGGGCTTCTCACCACAGTCCGCGGTACCCCCATTGAATCACTTCTCGAGCGACGGTACCGCGTCGACGACCCACGACTCACGACGAGCGCGTTCGGACTTGAGTTCCCGAATCCGGTCGGTGTCGCTGCCGGATTCGACAAGAACGCCGAAGTGCCGACCGTCCTCGCGGCGCTCGGATTCGGCCACGTCGAAGTTGGCGGCGTGACGGCAAAGCCCCAGACGGGCAATCCGCGCCCGCGGATGTTCCGCCTGCCCGAAGACAACGGCCTCATCAATCGGATGGGTCTCAACAACGAGGGCGCGGACGCGGTCGGCGCGCGCCTGTCCGCGGGCCCGCACCCGGACATCCCTGTCGGCGTCAATCTCGCGCTTTCCGAAGTGACGCCAACCGAAGAAGCTCCAGAGGACTACCGCTACACCTACGAGCGTGTCGCCGACGGGGCCGATTACTTCGTCGTCAACGTCTCCTGTCCCAACAGCGAGGGCTTCCGCGACCTCCAGAACCGCGACTCACTGGAGGCGATTCTGGGGACGCTCGTCGACGCCGGTGCCGACCCGCTCCTCGTGAAACTCTCGCCCGACCTGCCGGACCCTGCGGTCGAAGACGCACTCGACGTCGTCGACGAACTCGACTTAGACGGTATCATCGCGAGCAACACGACCACGTCGCGTCCCGACTCGCTTCAGAATCCGAATCAAGCCGAACGCGGTGGACTCTCCGGAAAGCCCATCGAGTCAGAGGCGACAGAGATGGTCCGGTTCATCGCGGAACGAACCGACGTGCCAATCGTCGGCGTCGGCGGTGTCTCCGACACCGAAAGCGCCTACCGGAAGATTCGGGCCGGGGCCTCGATGGTCCAACTCTACACAGGCATGGTCTACGAGGGGCCGAGCATCGCCCGCGACATCAACCGCGGTCTGGTCGAACGACTCGAACAAGACGGATTCGACTCGGTTGAAGACGCTGTCGGCGCGGACCTGTAAGTCGGCCGCAACGGGTTCGCAGCCGCGAAAGCGAACCGAAGTCTGTTTTTCCTCCCATTCAGTTGACCGATTGTGCGACGTCCCTCCCCCTACGACTCCGGAGCGTTCGCGGTCCTCGTGTCTAACGCGGTCGCTCCGGTCGGTGTCCTGTTGCTCGGTTGGCCTCGTCGGTTTTCGGCACCGAAACGCTACAGTTCGACACGGACGTGGAGTCGACACCCGACGTACAACTCACGATGCCGGACCCCGAGGAAGTCGACGGCGACGATGCGAACGAGAACCACCCGCTGGAGATTCCCCACGTCGAGGACGCAGCGGTGGTGCTCGAAGCGTTCGGGGTCAATCAACAGTCGACGCAAGGTGCAGACGGAAACGACTGACGGCGCAATAGTGGAGCCGCAGACGGTTAAAAACGGAAGATGAGCGCTTAGTCGTCGTTCTTCACGATGACGAGCGCGCCCTCGGTCTCGACGAACTCGCCCTCACCGGAGTAGGTGCGCTCTTCGTTGACCTCGAACGCGTCGGGGCCGAGTTCGACGCCCGCGACGTGGAGTTCGTCGTCGACGAGTTCGTAGTCGTCCTGTGCGAGCGCGGCCTCGATATCCGGGACCTTACTGCCGAATTCGGGACCGACGATGGAGTAGTCGAGGTCGATACCGGAGATAACGGACTCGATAGGCGGTTCCTCGTCGGTCGAGGTGAGCGACTCAACGTGCATCACGCCGCTGATATCCGCTTCGAGACCGGAGACGTGCCCGTAGACTTCGACCTCGTCGAGCGGGGCGTTCATCGAGAGCTGCGCGTCGCTTTTGTACTTCCGGAGTGCGCCGACGACGGCCATCGCCGTCTCGCCCGCCTCGAAGTCGGCGTCGAGACCGAGCGGTTCGGGCCACGACTGGTCGTGGACGCTCGCTCCGTCGTACATGTCGCGCCAGAGTTCCTCGGTGACGTGGGCGAGGATGGGCGCGAAGCAGACGAGGAACCGTTGGTGGGCGGTCCGGAGCGTGTAGGCCGCAGATGGGTCGTCGCTCTCGCGGACTCGCTGTTTGGCGATTTCGAGGTAGTCGTCGCAGAACGTGTGCCAGAAGAAACTGCGCAGGCGGTCGCGCGCCTTCGAGAACTCGCGGTTCTCCAGTTTCTCGGTGACGAATTCGAGTTCGCGGTCGAGCGAGGCCAGAAGCCAGCGGTCAATCTCCTGTAGGTCGTCGTGGTCGAACTCCGCTGGTGCGTCCTCGGTGAGACTCTCGACGAGCTTTGACGCGTTCCAGAGCTTCCGCATCAGTTTCTCGCCCGCGACGAGACCTTTCTCCTGGTACGGCAGGTCGTCGCCGACGGCGCTCCCGGCGGCCCAGTAGCGGGCGGCGTCGACCGGGAACTTCTCCAGAACCTCGTCGGGCGAGACGACGTTGCCGACGGACTTGGACATCTTCTCGCGGTTTTCGTCGAGAACCATCCCGTTTATCATGACGCTGTCGAACGGAACCTCGCCAGTGTGCTCGTAGCACTTGACGACCGTGTGGAACAGCCAGAATGAGATGATGTCGTGGCCCTGCGGGCGCATGTCGAACGGGTAGAGTTCGGGCCGTTCGAGTTCCATCTCCTCGGTCTCGGGGTTCCAGTCCCAGCCACCGTTGATGAGGGGCGTAAGCGACGAGGTCGCCCACGTGTCGAACACGTCGTCTTCGGCGACGAACTCGTCGTTGCCACAGTCGGGACAGCTATCGACCGGCGGGTCGTCAGAAAGCGGGTCGACCGGCAGGTCCTCGCGGTCGGCGACGACGGCGTGCTCGCAGTCCTCGCAGTACCAGACTGGGAACGGAATCCCCGAGGAGCGCTGCCGCGAGATAGCCCAGTCCCACTGGAGTCCCTCGATCCAGTTTTTGTACCGCGTGAACATCTTTTCTGGGAACCAGTCCATCTGTTCGCCCGCTTCGAGGTACTCCTCGCGCTTGTCGAGCAGTTTGATGTACCACTGGTCCTTGACGAGGAACTCGACGCTTGTGTCACAGCGCTCGTGGACTTTGACCGCGTGCGTGATGGCACGTTTGTCGAGAAGTGCACCGGAATCTTCGAGGTCAGGGACGATTTTCTCGCGCGCTTCGTGCGCGGACAGGCCCGCATACTCGCCCGCTTCCTCGGTCATCGTGCCGGACTCGTCGATGGCGATACGAAGCGGCAGGTCGTGTGCCTGATACCACTCGATGTCCGTCTGGTCGCCGAAGGTACAGCACATGACGAGACCCGTTCCCGTCTCTAAGTCGACGCGCTCGTCTTCGAGGATTGGAACCTGCTGGCCGAACAGCGGGACCGTCGCCTCTTGGCCGACGAGATGCTCGTTCTCGTCGTCGTCGGGGTGAACGAAGACGGCGACACACGCGGGGAGGAGTTCGGGACGCGTTGTGGAGATGACGAACGATTCGTCCGAATCGGCGACGCCGAACTCGATATCGTGGAAGTGCGAGTGCTGCTCGTCGTCTTCGGTCTCGACCTGTGAGATAGCCGTCTCACACTCGGGACACCAGATAGCGGGGGCTCGCTGGCGGTATTGGCGGTCCTTCTCGTACAGGTCGATAAACGAGAGTTGTGAGACGCGCTGGACCTCCGGCGAGATGGTCTGGTAGGTCTGGTCCCAGTCGATGGAGATACCGAGGTTCTGCATCTTCTCGGTGAACTCCGACTCGTACTTCGAGGTGACTTCACGGCAGAGCTTCTGGAACTCGCGTCGCTCGTAGTCCTGGTGTTTGATATCGAGTTCGTCCTCGGTCAGGAGCTCCGACGCGATGCCGTTGTCGTCGTATCCGAACGGGAAGTACACCTCCTTGCCGCGCATCCGGTTGAACCGGGCGACGAAATCCTGGAGGGTGAAGCCGTAGACGTGGCCCCAGTGGAGACTCCCGGACACCGTCGGCGGCGGCGAGTCGATAGAGAATACAGTGTCGGGGTCTACCGCACGCTCTGGGTACGCGTACAGGTCTTCGTCGACCCACCTCTCTTGCCACTTCGCCTCGACGGTTTCCGGGTCGTATTCTCCGCTCGGCATTGCGTTGGCGTACCTACTGCCGGGCGGACTGTTAAACGCCTCGGTTAGATGCCCGATGCAACGGAATTCGAGCGGGCGAAGAGCGGAAACAGTGGCGTCTCCGTAAACGACCACGGGTCGGGTGACCCGTGGAACTCTCGCTTTTCTCTTTAGACCGTCGACAGCGCTTCGTCGAGGTCCGAAATCAGGTCATCGACGTGTTCGACGCCCACGGACAGTCGGAGGAAGGAATCCGAGATGCCGAGTCTGTCGCGTTCGGTCTGTGAGAGCGGCGAGTGCGTCATCGTCGCCGGGTGCTCGATGAGGCTCTCAACGCCGCCGAGGCTGACCGCGAGCGGGAACTCGTCGAGGTTCCCGAGGAACTCGGCCGTCCCGTCGAGGTCGGTGTCGAGTTCGAACGAGAGGACGCCGCCGAACCCGGACTGCTGGCGGGCGGCGAGGTCGTGTTGTGGGTGCGATTCGAGACCCGGGTAGAGAACGCGCGTGACAGCGTCGTGGGATTCGAGGTACTGCGCGATTTCCATCGCGTTCTCCTCGTGCTGGCGCATCCGCAGGGGAAGCGTCTTGATACCGCGAAGTGTCAGATAGGAGTCGAACGGCGAGAGCATCGACCCCATGCCGACACGCTGGAGGAACGCGAGTTCGTCCATGATGTCGTCGCGGTCGGTGACGACCGCACCACCGATAGAGTCGGAGTGACCGTTGAGGTACTTCGTGGTGCTGTGGACGACCACGTCGGCACCGAGCGACAGCGGATTCTGGAAGTACGGGCTGAGGAAGGTGTTATCCACGCCGAAGACGGCGTCCCACTCGTCGGCGATGGCCGCAATGGCCTCGACATCACAGAGGTGCATGAGCGGGTTCGACGGCGTCTCCATCCAGACGAGACGCGTGTTGTCGCGCATTGCGGCCTCGACGTTTTCGGTGTCCGTCGCGTCCACGAACGTCACGTCCACGTCGAGTCGCTCGGCGAACAGGCGGTTCAGCATCGTCTTCGTACCACCGTAGAGGTCTTCGAACGCAACGATGTGGTCGCCGGGGTGGACCACCGCCGTCATGGTCGCGGCAATGGCCGCCGTCCCGGAGACGAACGCGAGCGCGTGTTCGCCACCTTCGAGTGCCGCAAGCCGGTGTTCCAGCGCATTCCGCGTCGGGTTCGACAACCGCGAGTAGAGGTACTCGCCCGCGTCGGGGTCGAGCGTCTCCAGGTCCGCGTCTGGGTCCACGTCGGGAATCGAATACGTCGACGAGAGGTGGACCGGAACAGTAACATCCTCGACCCCCGGCGCGGGCAGCTGGCCGCGTTCACCATGGGTCACCGCGAGCGTTTCGCGGTGTAGTTCATAATCGTTCATACGAAAAGCGTGACGAGTTACATCCTAAAGGTTTCTATCGCATTCTGACCAAATGCACGAAAGGAATGGCGGAGAATTGTAAATTACTGCAAGTTATCCTATAGCGGTTGGACAGACCACCATGCGGCCCACACCAGTCAGAGAGCAAACAACTACGCTCACGAGCGGTAGTAAGCGAAGGATTAGGCTATTCACGCGCACACCTGTGTCCGCGACTCGCTCCGCTCGCCGCGCAAAGACCTAGACAAAAACGCCACCCGAAGCGCTTACTGCAGCGCCGACAGGTCGAATTCGAACGCCGCGACCGGCAGTTCGAGGTCATGTTCGACGATGACCTCCGGGTGGAGTTCGCCGACGATACCGACTTCTTCGCCGTCGATGACGACCGCGGCGGTCCGACCGGAGATGAACGACGGGTGTTCGGTCGGCGGCGTCTCCAGTTCAACGTCGAAGTCACCACACAGGGCCGCGAGTCGCCCCTTTGCATCCTCGTAGGTCGCGTCGTGGCGGGCGAGGACGGCGGCGACGTGTCGCGCCTCCGAAACACGGGTGTTTTCGTCGTCGTCGCGATGGGCTACGTGACCGATTTCCGCGAGGTCCTGCGGGTACGCGCGGTGGGTATTGTTCTCCAGCACCATCGAAAGCGACGGGAGGACCCACGAGCGGAGCATGGTGTAGTCCTCGCTGTACGGTTCGGTGATAGAGACGGGTTCACCGCCGCCCAATAGGTCGGTGCCGGGTTCGATACCCATGCGCTCGTAGTTCTCCCCTTCCGAAATCATGTGGAAGTTGAGCAGGTCCTCGAAGCCGAGACCGACGAGCGAGGTGCGGGCGGCATCTTCCAGTCGGGAGCGCTCGTGGCGCTGTCCGACCGTCCCCACGTCGGGGTACCGCGGTTCGAGTTCGTTGAATCCGTAGGCGCGACCCACGTCGTCGACGAGGTCGAGCGGGTGGAGTACGTCCACGCGGTACGGTGGAATAGAGACGTCGTACACCGTCTCTTCCCCGATTTCCGCGTCGGCATCGAGACCGGAGCGCTCGAACAGGTCGATAACCTCGTCCATTTCGAGATCGACGCCGAGGACCGTCTCGATGCGGTCGTGGCTGACGCGCTTCGTCTCGACTTCGAAGTCGGGCTTGGCGACGGTACCGCCCTCGTACTGGACTTCGATGTCCTCGATGGTCGCTCCGCGGGCGGCCAGCGCGTAGCAGATGATGTTGCACATCCGGTCGATGGTCCACTGGTCGGTCCCGGTGAGTTCGACGAAGAGGTCGCGCGACTCAGTCGAGACCTCGGTCCGGCGACCGTTGATGACCGGCGGGAACGAGAATAGACCAATCTCGTCGTAGATGGCCGGGTAGCGGTCGTACTCGCCGACGAGGTCGGCGTACTTCCGCCCCGTCTCGTGCTGTTCGAGCACTTCGGCCGGTGTGAGTTCGTCGTCGGAGTCGAGTGCGACGAAGGTGTCGCCGTCGGGTTCGATTCCGGTGTACGTGATGGAGTTGCCGGAGGCGTTCTCCGAGAGCACGTCACCCTTCAACATCGTCAGGTCGTGGATACCGATAGCGCCCTTGGCGCGCTTTCGACCCATCGTCGCGTGCAGTTTCTCCTGCAGTTGGATGAGCGAGTCGAGCGCGGCATCGTCTAAGTCCACGCCGCGGACGACGGCACCCGTGACGTACGGGCGCTCTTCGGGAACCGCCTCGTCGACGACGATGGTCCAATCCGGGTCGTTCGTCTTCGGGACGGCGACCCCGCTGGCATCGCCGTACTGGTAGCGAAGCGAGCGGGCGACGCCTTCGACCGAGAGGCGGTCGAGGCGGTCGGGACCGAACTCCAGTTGGAACGCCCCGTCTTCGGTCACGCCCTCGAATTCGAGACCGAGCGCGAACAGGTCGTCTTTGAACTCCTCGTCGGACTTCTCTTCGTGGCCGGTCAGGCGGCGCAGTTCGTCGGGTTGAACGTCAACTACGGGCATTATCGGAGCACCTCCGTCTCGCGGAGCAGGTCGAGGTCACACAGCGTTCCGTGAACGTCGCGGATGTCGTCGAAACCGTACATGAGCATCAGGAGACGCTCCAGCGCGAGGCCCCACGCCATCACGTCGCACTCGACGCCGAGCGGCGAGAGGACTTCCTCGCGGAACATCCCGGAGTTCCCGATTTCGATGAGTTCGCCCGTCTCGGGGTGTCGGCCGAACAGTTCGAACGACGGCTCCGTGTAGGGGTTGTAGTGCGGCTTGAACTGGATGTCCGTGATGCCGAAGTGGGAGTAGAACTCCTCGAAGGTGCCCATCAGGTCGCGCACCGAGAGGTCCTCGGCCATCACCCAGCCCTCGATTTGGTAGAATTCGAGCAGGTGCGTCGGGTCCAGCGTGTCGTTACGGTAGACCTTTTCGACGGAGAAGTACCGCTGCGGCGGTTCTAACTCGCCGACTTCGTGTCCCGAGAGGTAACGCATCGACAGGGACGTGGTGTGGCCGCGAAGCGCGATGGCGCGGGCGAAGTCCTCGGACCACGGCGAGTGGTAGCCGTCGCCGTCGTCGCCGACACCCTCCAGATGGGCCGAGCGAACGCGGTCGATGAGGTCTTCGGGGATGTCCTCCATCGGCGGCACGTCGAGGGCGAAACGGTCCCAGTGGGTGCGCGCCGGGTGGTCCTGCGGCATGAACAGACAGTCGTTAATCCAGAAGTCCGCGTCGGCGTGCGGGCCTTCCATCTCGGCGAAGCCCATGCCGACGAGCACGTCCTTCACGCGGTCTGCCGTCTGCCGGAGGATGTGTTTCTTACCACCGCGCACCTCGGGCGCGTCGGCCTCGACGTTGTACTCGGTGAACTCGACGTCTTCCCACTCGCCGGAGGTGAGCATCTCGGGCGTGAGTCGGTCGACCGTCTCGGCCGCCTCGATACCCTCCATCAGAGCCGTGACGCCCTCGTCGGAGAGGGTGACGGCACGGATGGTTCGCTCGTTGCGAACGACGAGGTTCCGCGATTCGAGTTGGTCGAGCACGTCG
It includes:
- the pheS gene encoding phenylalanine--tRNA ligase subunit alpha, with product MRLPESQVAVLNAASATDERTIAQLAEATDLKPETVTGAVFDLRDDGLVSVTETVEEDVELTDEGVEYAEDGLPEVRLYRAALDVGDGDSVQMGQVIGASSLGGPQVDIALSNFARKGYGRIDSGELAPDADADPDADEEAAALAALAAGDDVDADVLDQLESRNLVVRNERTIRAVTLSDEGVTALMEGIEAAETVDRLTPEMLTSGEWEDVEFTEYNVEADAPEVRGGKKHILRQTADRVKDVLVGMGFAEMEGPHADADFWINDCLFMPQDHPARTHWDRFALDVPPMEDIPEDLIDRVRSAHLEGVGDDGDGYHSPWSEDFARAIALRGHTTSLSMRYLSGHEVGELEPPQRYFSVEKVYRNDTLDPTHLLEFYQIEGWVMAEDLSVRDLMGTFEEFYSHFGITDIQFKPHYNPYTEPSFELFGRHPETGELIEIGNSGMFREEVLSPLGVECDVMAWGLALERLLMLMYGFDDIRDVHGTLCDLDLLRETEVLR
- a CDS encoding non-histone chromosomal MC1 family protein; translation: MVREDGKRNFVLRKEDGTETSVFSGSMPRQAALKAARRLDPHGSEDEAESNATEIRLREKGTDKVHIFDAWAWNSDAPEDKPGWMEGKITKGNVSKKGIEHLDE
- a CDS encoding valine--tRNA ligase; translated protein: MPSGEYDPETVEAKWQERWVDEDLYAYPERAVDPDTVFSIDSPPPTVSGSLHWGHVYGFTLQDFVARFNRMRGKEVYFPFGYDDNGIASELLTEDELDIKHQDYERREFQKLCREVTSKYESEFTEKMQNLGISIDWDQTYQTISPEVQRVSQLSFIDLYEKDRQYRQRAPAIWCPECETAISQVETEDDEQHSHFHDIEFGVADSDESFVISTTRPELLPACVAVFVHPDDDENEHLVGQEATVPLFGQQVPILEDERVDLETGTGLVMCCTFGDQTDIEWYQAHDLPLRIAIDESGTMTEEAGEYAGLSAHEAREKIVPDLEDSGALLDKRAITHAVKVHERCDTSVEFLVKDQWYIKLLDKREEYLEAGEQMDWFPEKMFTRYKNWIEGLQWDWAISRQRSSGIPFPVWYCEDCEHAVVADREDLPVDPLSDDPPVDSCPDCGNDEFVAEDDVFDTWATSSLTPLINGGWDWNPETEEMELERPELYPFDMRPQGHDIISFWLFHTVVKCYEHTGEVPFDSVMINGMVLDENREKMSKSVGNVVSPDEVLEKFPVDAARYWAAGSAVGDDLPYQEKGLVAGEKLMRKLWNASKLVESLTEDAPAEFDHDDLQEIDRWLLASLDRELEFVTEKLENREFSKARDRLRSFFWHTFCDDYLEIAKQRVRESDDPSAAYTLRTAHQRFLVCFAPILAHVTEELWRDMYDGASVHDQSWPEPLGLDADFEAGETAMAVVGALRKYKSDAQLSMNAPLDEVEVYGHVSGLEADISGVMHVESLTSTDEEPPIESVISGIDLDYSIVGPEFGSKVPDIEAALAQDDYELVDDELHVAGVELGPDAFEVNEERTYSGEGEFVETEGALVIVKNDD
- a CDS encoding quinone-dependent dihydroorotate dehydrogenase encodes the protein MNPYALAKPLLFSLPPETAHGTIHGLLTTVRGTPIESLLERRYRVDDPRLTTSAFGLEFPNPVGVAAGFDKNAEVPTVLAALGFGHVEVGGVTAKPQTGNPRPRMFRLPEDNGLINRMGLNNEGADAVGARLSAGPHPDIPVGVNLALSEVTPTEEAPEDYRYTYERVADGADYFVVNVSCPNSEGFRDLQNRDSLEAILGTLVDAGADPLLVKLSPDLPDPAVEDALDVVDELDLDGIIASNTTTSRPDSLQNPNQAERGGLSGKPIESEATEMVRFIAERTDVPIVGVGGVSDTESAYRKIRAGASMVQLYTGMVYEGPSIARDINRGLVERLEQDGFDSVEDAVGADL
- a CDS encoding trans-sulfuration enzyme family protein; this encodes MNDYELHRETLAVTHGERGQLPAPGVEDVTVPVHLSSTYSIPDVDPDADLETLDPDAGEYLYSRLSNPTRNALEHRLAALEGGEHALAFVSGTAAIAATMTAVVHPGDHIVAFEDLYGGTKTMLNRLFAERLDVDVTFVDATDTENVEAAMRDNTRLVWMETPSNPLMHLCDVEAIAAIADEWDAVFGVDNTFLSPYFQNPLSLGADVVVHSTTKYLNGHSDSIGGAVVTDRDDIMDELAFLQRVGMGSMLSPFDSYLTLRGIKTLPLRMRQHEENAMEIAQYLESHDAVTRVLYPGLESHPQHDLAARQQSGFGGVLSFELDTDLDGTAEFLGNLDEFPLAVSLGGVESLIEHPATMTHSPLSQTERDRLGISDSFLRLSVGVEHVDDLISDLDEALSTV
- the pheT gene encoding phenylalanine--tRNA ligase subunit beta, which produces MPVVDVQPDELRRLTGHEEKSDEEFKDDLFALGLEFEGVTEDGAFQLEFGPDRLDRLSVEGVARSLRYQYGDASGVAVPKTNDPDWTIVVDEAVPEERPYVTGAVVRGVDLDDAALDSLIQLQEKLHATMGRKRAKGAIGIHDLTMLKGDVLSENASGNSITYTGIEPDGDTFVALDSDDELTPAEVLEQHETGRKYADLVGEYDRYPAIYDEIGLFSFPPVINGRRTEVSTESRDLFVELTGTDQWTIDRMCNIICYALAARGATIEDIEVQYEGGTVAKPDFEVETKRVSHDRIETVLGVDLEMDEVIDLFERSGLDADAEIGEETVYDVSIPPYRVDVLHPLDLVDDVGRAYGFNELEPRYPDVGTVGQRHERSRLEDAARTSLVGLGFEDLLNFHMISEGENYERMGIEPGTDLLGGGEPVSITEPYSEDYTMLRSWVLPSLSMVLENNTHRAYPQDLAEIGHVAHRDDDENTRVSEARHVAAVLARHDATYEDAKGRLAALCGDFDVELETPPTEHPSFISGRTAAVVIDGEEVGIVGELHPEVIVEHDLELPVAAFEFDLSALQ